In Jannaschia sp. W003, the genomic stretch GGGGGCGAGGCGGGGGATCGTGGGCGCGATCACTTCCGGGCGAGCGTCACGGGATGGAGCCCCGCGAGGGGAAGCCCGAGGCCCTGCAGCGCCGACAGGCTGATCTGCGCGCCGCCCGCGCCGCCCAGCGGGCGCAGCGTCACGGCGATCTTCTCGCCCGAGCTGGCGGTCACGGTGCCCGAGGTCTCCGAGGAGACGAGGCCGGTCTTGACCCACAGGCCCGCATCGGCCGGATCGCCCAGCGACACCGTCTCGGCGCCCAGCGCAGAGGCCGGCGCGGTGGCGGCCTCGTTCCTGGCCTCGGCCTTCTCGGCGTCGCTCACGCGGTCCAAGGCGCCCACGGTGGAGGTCACGGCGCGCGGCGGGGCGACCACGGTGGTGCCGGCGGCGGGCACGTTGCGCACCGACGAGGTGGAGGCGGGCGGCGGGGCCGGCGTCGCGGGCGCGGGCGCGGCCTCGGGCACGGGCCGGATCGGCGCGGCCGAGCCGCCGGTGCGGAGGATCGACGTGTCGGCGCAGGCGCCGAGCAGGAGGGCCGCGGAGGCGGCGACGAGTGCGATGCGCATGAAGGGTATCCCGGTGGTGGTGCGGGACGCATTCTAGCGAGACGGGCGCCGACCTCCAGCCCCGCTTGTGGCAATGGCGCCAGAGGCATAGGCTCGGGGAATGGATGCTCCGCTGATCGACCCCTTCGCCCGCGCCATCACCTACCTGCGGGTCTCGGTGACGGACCGCTGCGACTTCCGCTGCACCTACTGCATGTCCGAGCACATGCAGTTCCTTCCCAAGCGGGAGCTGCTGACGCTCGAAGAGCTGGAGCGCATGTGCGCGGCCTTCGTGCGCCTCGGTGTCCGCAAGCTGCGCATCACCGGCGGAGAGCCGCTGGTGCGCCGCAACATCATGAGCTTCTTCGAGGGCATGTCGCAGTATCTGGGCGGCGGCCTCGACGAGCTGACGCTGACCACGAACGGGAGCCAGCTCGAGCGCTTCGCGCAACCGCTCCGCGACTGCGGCGTACGGCGCGTGAACGTCTCGCTCGACACGCTCGATCCGGCGAAGTTCCGCGCGATCACCCGCTGGGGCGCGCTCGACAAGGTGCGCCGCGGGATCGAGGCGGCGCAGGCGGCGGGCCTCAGGGTCAAGATCAACACCGTGGCGCTGAAGGGCTTCAACGAATCCGAGCTGTTCGACCTCGTGGAGTGGTGTCGCGCCGGCGACATGGACCTCACCTTCATCGAGGTCATGCCCATGGGCGACATGGGCGACGGCGAGCCGGACGGCACGGGCGGCACCCTGCGCCTCGACCAGTACTGGCCGCTCGAGGACCTGCGCGCGCGACTGGCCGAGCGCTACACCCTCGCCGACCTCGCCCACCGCACCGGCGGCCCCGCCCGCTACGTGCGGCTGGAGGAGACGGGCCAGCAGGTGGGGTTCATCACGCCGCTCACGCACAACTTCTGCGAATCGTGCAACCGGGTGCGGATGACCTGCACGGGCCAGCTCTTCATGTGCCTCGGGCAGGAGGACGAAGCCGACCTGCGCGCCCCTCTGCGCGCGAGCGCGGACGACGGCCCGCTGGAGGACGCCATCCGCGCCGCCATCGCGCGCAAGCCCAAGGGGCACGACTTCGACTACTCGCGTCAGGAGGTCTCGGGACGCATGTCCCGGCACATGAGTCATACTGGTGGGTGAGGAGCGGCCCCGTTCCGCGAACGGGGTCGGTTGGTCCAGTGGACCAAGCGAAGCGACGAACGCGCCGCCCCCGGCGGCGCGCGGCATGACGGCCGAGGGGCGCACCTTCAACAACCCCGCCCTACCCCACCACCGCCCCCAACCGACGACAAAGACCCCGGCGCAAGCCCGGGGCGACCTTGCACAAACCCTCGCCGCAGCCGCCCGCGCCCGCGCCCTCGTACTCCTCGGCGTCGCCCCCGGCGGCATCGCCCTCCTCGGCCCCGACCCCGCGCGCTTCTGGTCCGCCCTGGCCGCATCCCCCGAATGGGGCGCCCCCGACCCCGTGGACCGCTGGTCCGCCCGGGTCGTCGGCGCGTGGGCGGACGAGTTGGACGTCGAGGCCCGGTTCCCGTTCGGCGATCCCCCCGCCCCCTTCGTCCGATGGGCGCTCGCCTCGGGCTGCCACCTCTCGCCCGTGGGCATGCTCGTCCACCCCGAGCAGGGCCTCACCGTCAGCTTCCGCGGCGCGCTCGTGGTCCCCGGCCTTGCCGCCACCACCGCCCCCGATCCCTGCACGGACTGCTCAGCCCCCTGCCGCACCGCCTGCCCCGTGGGCGCGCTGCGCGAGGGCTACGACGTCGCCGCCTGCCGCGCGTGGCTCGGCAGCCCGCAGGGCGACTGCCTCGCCCGGGGCTGCGCCGCGCGCCGCGCCTGCCCCCTGTCCCAGCCCCGCCCCGACGCCCAATCGGCCCACCACATGAGGCACTTCGCATGAAGGCAATCCTGCTCCGCCACTGCAAGAGCAGCTGGGACCGCGCCGCCGAGGATCACGAGCGCCCGCTCAGCGACCGCGGCGTGGCGGCGGCCCGCCGGATGGGCAACTGGATGCGCCGCGAGGGCCACCGCCCCGACCGCGCGCTGGTCTCCGACGCGCAGCGCACGCGCGAGACCTTCGAGGGGCTCGGCCTCGACCTCGCGCCCGAGATGC encodes the following:
- a CDS encoding ferredoxin, translating into MTAEGRTFNNPALPHHRPQPTTKTPAQARGDLAQTLAAAARARALVLLGVAPGGIALLGPDPARFWSALAASPEWGAPDPVDRWSARVVGAWADELDVEARFPFGDPPAPFVRWALASGCHLSPVGMLVHPEQGLTVSFRGALVVPGLAATTAPDPCTDCSAPCRTACPVGALREGYDVAACRAWLGSPQGDCLARGCAARRACPLSQPRPDAQSAHHMRHFA
- the moaA gene encoding GTP 3',8-cyclase MoaA, producing MDAPLIDPFARAITYLRVSVTDRCDFRCTYCMSEHMQFLPKRELLTLEELERMCAAFVRLGVRKLRITGGEPLVRRNIMSFFEGMSQYLGGGLDELTLTTNGSQLERFAQPLRDCGVRRVNVSLDTLDPAKFRAITRWGALDKVRRGIEAAQAAGLRVKINTVALKGFNESELFDLVEWCRAGDMDLTFIEVMPMGDMGDGEPDGTGGTLRLDQYWPLEDLRARLAERYTLADLAHRTGGPARYVRLEETGQQVGFITPLTHNFCESCNRVRMTCTGQLFMCLGQEDEADLRAPLRASADDGPLEDAIRAAIARKPKGHDFDYSRQEVSGRMSRHMSHTGG